A single genomic interval of Flavobacteriales bacterium harbors:
- the fdhD gene encoding formate dehydrogenase accessory sulfurtransferase FdhD, with amino-acid sequence MRTPVAPVMVQRVDAGMVASMDDILVTEEPLEIRLGHGPLEARREMRLSVTMRTPGHDEELTLGFLFTEGLVDGPARVLRVEPCANVKEEERGNVVRAELHPSVDLDPARWQRNVYTTSSCGVCGKSSIEAVHAQCARSITPWGPVDAAALIGLPDRMRAAQTVFRHTGGIHAAALFDRGGELVLLREDVGRHNAVDKVIGAALRASLPLGRCQLLVSGRAGFELVQKCVVAGIPLMAAVGAPSSLAVQLARDAGLTLAGFLRGDRFNLYAGGE; translated from the coding sequence ATGCGAACGCCGGTCGCTCCTGTGATGGTCCAGCGCGTGGACGCGGGCATGGTCGCGAGCATGGACGACATCCTGGTGACCGAGGAGCCGCTCGAGATCCGGCTGGGCCATGGTCCCCTGGAGGCCCGAAGGGAGATGCGCCTCAGCGTCACCATGCGCACACCGGGGCATGACGAGGAACTGACCCTCGGCTTCCTGTTCACCGAAGGCCTCGTCGACGGACCCGCCCGGGTGCTGCGCGTGGAGCCATGCGCCAACGTGAAGGAGGAGGAGCGCGGCAACGTGGTGCGCGCGGAGCTTCATCCCTCCGTGGACCTCGACCCGGCCCGCTGGCAGCGCAACGTCTACACCACCAGCAGCTGCGGGGTGTGCGGCAAGAGCAGCATCGAGGCCGTGCACGCCCAATGCGCGCGGTCCATCACACCGTGGGGGCCGGTGGATGCGGCCGCCCTCATCGGGCTGCCCGATCGCATGCGCGCGGCCCAGACCGTGTTCAGGCACACCGGCGGCATCCACGCGGCCGCGCTCTTCGATCGCGGAGGTGAGCTGGTGCTGCTGCGCGAGGACGTGGGCCGTCACAACGCCGTGGACAAGGTGATCGGGGCCGCGTTGCGGGCGAGCCTGCCCCTCGGCCGGTGTCAGTTGCTGGTGAGCGGGCGCGCCGGATTCGAGCTGGTGCAGAAGTGCGTGGTGGCCGGCATACCGCTGATGGCCGCCGTGGGCGCACCCTCCTCCCTGGCCGTTCAACTGGCGCGGGACGCCGGGCTCACGCTCGCGGGCTTCCTGAGGGGCGACCGCTTCAACCTCTACGCGGGCGGCGAATGA
- a CDS encoding DNA-3-methyladenine glycosylase I translates to MATKVLVRCPWPGTDERMIAYHDTVWGVPEHDDVKLYAKLVLDGAQAGLSWKTILHRSEGYRKAFDDWDVERIARYGPKDIARLLADEGIIRNRAKVESAIKNAQAWLRILENGTGSFDDLLWKHVDHRTVVNHWTESRQVPVSTAVSDALSKELKKAGFSFVGTTIVYAYMQAIGMVDDHLVGCFRKAMG, encoded by the coding sequence ATGGCGACGAAGGTCCTGGTCCGCTGCCCCTGGCCGGGCACCGACGAACGGATGATCGCGTACCACGATACCGTGTGGGGCGTGCCCGAGCACGACGATGTGAAGCTCTACGCCAAGCTCGTGCTCGATGGTGCTCAGGCCGGGCTGAGCTGGAAGACCATCCTGCACCGCAGCGAGGGCTACCGCAAGGCCTTCGACGATTGGGACGTGGAGCGCATCGCGCGCTACGGCCCCAAGGACATCGCGCGCCTGCTCGCCGATGAAGGCATCATCCGCAACCGGGCCAAGGTGGAGAGCGCCATCAAGAACGCCCAGGCGTGGCTCCGGATCCTGGAGAACGGCACCGGCTCCTTTGATGACCTTCTCTGGAAACACGTGGACCACCGCACCGTGGTGAACCATTGGACGGAGAGCCGGCAGGTGCCCGTGAGCACAGCGGTGAGCGATGCCTTGAGCAAGGAACTCAAAAAGGCGGGCTTCAGCTTCGTGGGCACCACCATCGTCTACGCGTACATGCAGGCCATCGGCATGGTGGATGACCACTTGGTGGGCTGTTTCCGCAAGGCGATGGGCTAG
- a CDS encoding response regulator transcription factor, whose product MAARPPIALRIVEDDPVIREVLSAVFIATEGIRLRGVHGSAEEILATADVQEAPDVVIMDINLPGASGIECIIGLRHRWPDAQFMMYTVNDTDELVFEALRAGANGYLLKNASPERIAASVFDIHQGGAPMSMTVARRVIRHFRPAPAGGLQVAAGLSDRDMAVLELLAEGSLYKEIADRFGVSEGTVKQSIHRIYKKMHVGNRTEAVNRYYGR is encoded by the coding sequence ATGGCAGCCCGCCCGCCCATCGCCCTGCGGATCGTGGAGGACGACCCCGTGATCCGGGAGGTCCTCAGCGCCGTGTTCATCGCCACCGAAGGCATCCGGCTTCGCGGTGTCCACGGTTCGGCCGAGGAGATCCTGGCCACGGCCGACGTGCAGGAAGCGCCCGATGTGGTCATCATGGACATCAACCTGCCCGGGGCCTCCGGCATCGAGTGCATCATCGGGCTGCGCCATCGATGGCCCGATGCGCAGTTCATGATGTACACCGTGAACGACACCGATGAGCTCGTCTTCGAGGCCCTTCGTGCCGGCGCCAACGGCTACCTCCTCAAGAACGCATCCCCCGAGCGCATCGCCGCGTCCGTGTTCGACATCCATCAGGGCGGCGCCCCGATGAGCATGACCGTGGCGCGCCGTGTGATCCGTCACTTCCGTCCCGCACCGGCCGGCGGACTGCAGGTCGCCGCCGGCCTTTCCGATCGCGACATGGCCGTGCTCGAGCTCCTGGCCGAAGGTTCCCTCTACAAGGAGATCGCCGACCGGTTCGGCGTCAGTGAGGGCACGGTGAAGCAGAGCATCCACCGCATCTACAAGAAGATGCATGTGGGCAACCGCACCGAGGCGGTGAACCGCTACTACGGGCGCTGA
- a CDS encoding response regulator transcription factor, with protein MSTDPIRVSIVEDDPIIRETLRTLFGDEPGLELFTAHSSAEDALLRLGTNCPQVAIMDINLPGLSGIDCVRELSRRCVGTQFLMYTVHDDDNRVFEALKAGANGYILKSATPDEIIEAVRELHGGGSPMSAHVARRVVAHLRPRSTAPVDGARLTEREQQILSLLAEGLLYKEIGERLGITVGTIKQHIHRMYEKLHVQNRTEAVNRYFGR; from the coding sequence ATGAGCACCGATCCCATCCGTGTGAGCATCGTGGAGGATGACCCCATCATCCGGGAGACGCTCCGCACCCTGTTCGGGGACGAGCCGGGGCTTGAGCTCTTCACCGCCCACAGCAGCGCGGAGGACGCCCTGCTGCGACTGGGCACCAACTGCCCGCAGGTGGCCATCATGGACATCAACCTTCCGGGGTTGAGCGGGATCGACTGTGTGCGCGAGCTGAGCCGGCGGTGCGTCGGCACGCAGTTCCTGATGTACACCGTGCACGACGACGACAACCGGGTGTTCGAGGCGTTGAAGGCCGGCGCGAACGGCTACATCCTGAAGAGCGCCACCCCCGACGAGATCATCGAGGCGGTGAGGGAGCTGCACGGTGGAGGCAGCCCCATGAGCGCCCATGTCGCACGACGGGTGGTGGCGCATCTGAGGCCGCGGTCGACGGCCCCGGTGGACGGGGCGCGGCTCACCGAACGGGAGCAACAGATCCTCTCGCTGCTGGCCGAAGGCCTGTTGTACAAGGAGATCGGTGAGCGGTTGGGCATCACCGTGGGCACCATCAAGCAGCACATCCACCGCATGTACGAGAAGCTGCACGTGCAGAACCGCACCGAGGCGGTGAACCGCTACTTCGGTCGATGA